One Pseudomonas sp. MM213 genomic window, TGACGGCACCGGTCGAACTGCGTTATCTGCACTTCGAAGAAAGAATCTCCACCACCTTCGCCGGCATCCGCTTTCATAACATGAGCGGCCTGGTGCAGCGTCAGGTCGAGCGTTTCGTCTACCAGCTTCAGCGCGAAGCACGACGTTTCGACAAAGACGACCTGTAATTCAAGCACCCATAAAAAACGGGCAGTCCCTTGCGGTGACTGCCCGTTTTTTTATGCCCCGATTTAAGGCCTGGCCTCGGTGAAGCTTTGCTCGCGGCCCGCGTCAGGGTCCTCCGGAGGTGGAGTGGTGGGTGTCTCGGCCTCCGACTCAGGAGCCGGATCAGGATTGGCCGGGGTCTGCATCTGGTCCTGCACCACTTGCTCATCAACCCGTGGATCAAGGCAAGCCACCAGCGGCGAACTCGACATGCTGTCCGGCATGGCGACGTGATGCAGCGGCGCGTCGTCGACCTGATGCAGGTTGGTCACCGCTTTCGGGCGGATCCGCCACACCAGCACCAACGCAAAGAAACTGAAGAAGGCGTAGAGCATCTGACTGCCGAACATCTTCATCAGTACCCCGGCGACCAACGGCCCGATACTCGCGCCGACACCGTAGGTCACCAGCAACATCGCCGTCAGTGATACCCGCCGATCAGCCTCGACGTGGTCATTGGAAAACGCGACCGCCAGCGGGTACAGGCAGAATTTCACCAGCGAGCAGATAAAACCGGTGATGAACAACACCTCCAGCGGCACCTGCTTCATGATCGCCAGCGGCAACGCGGCGAGGGCCAGCACCAGCGCAAAACAGCGGATTAACAGCGCCCGGTCATAACGGTCGGACAACCAGCCCAACGGCCACTGCACCAGCAGGCCGGCAAAAATGCAGCTACCCATGAACAGACCGACCTGCTCCGTGGACAACCCTTGCTGCGAGGCATACAACGGCGCCAGACCGTAGAACGAGCCGATGATCAGCCCCGCCCCCAGCACCGTACTCAACGACTGCGGCACACGCTTGATAAAGAAGCGCGGCTCCATCGGCGCCGGATGCAGCGGCGCCGGGTGAATCCGCCGCGTCAGGGCCACCGGCACCAGGCACAGGGCAAAGCACAGGGCGACCAGCATCAGAAGCTCCAGACCGAGGCCCGGGTGCATGACCAAAATGAGCTGCCCCAGCACCAGGCCAAGATAAGAAGCGATCATGTAACCGCTGAACACCGTGCCACGCTGCGAGGCTTCGGCCTGCTCATTGAGCCAGCTTTCGATGACCATGTACTGGCACATCATGCCGAGACCGACGATGACCCGCAGGAATATCCACGCCGGCAGCCAGTCCACCAGACCATGGCCCAGCACCGCCGCGCCGACAATCCCGGCGCAGGCCGAATAAGCCCGGATATGCCCGACCCGGGCAATCAACCGGTGACCGATCTTGCCCCCCAGCACGAGGCCGAAATAGTTGGCCGCCATCAACGCACCGACCCACAGGCTGTCGACATGGTCGGCCGCCAGGCGCAAGCCCAGGTAAGTACTCAGCAAGCCGGAGCCGATCAACATCATCAGCGAGGCGAAATACAGCGCTCGAAAGGGTTTCCAGATTTGGCGCATCGGCGTTCCGAGCGGCTCCTTGCGGTAAGAAACGGGCTATCCGAAAGATAGCCCGAAGACGAAGGTTCGTCAGGCCTGGGCGGCTAAAACACGGCGCTCCCAGGGCGTAATTTCATCAAAGAAGCTGGTCAACTCCATGGTCTTCGAAGCGACGTAGCCTTCGATGAACTCCTTGCCGAACAGTTCCTTCGCCAATTGGCTACGTTTCAGACGCTCGAGCGCGGCATGCAAGGTACACGGCAACGAAAGATTATCCGGCACCTCGAACTCACCCTGGATCGCTTCACTCGGCTCCAACCTGTTTTCAATGCCATACAACCCGGCCGCCAGGCTCGCTGCAATCGCCAGATACGGGTTGGCATCAGCCCCCGGCAGGCGGTTTTCCACCCGACGCGCCACCGGCGAGCTGGCCGGGATGCGCAAACCGGCTGCCCGATTGTCGTAGGACCAGCAGGCATTATTCGGTGATGCGAACGGATGGCACAAGCGCTGATAGGAGTTCACGTTCGGTGCAAATAATGCCGTGAAATCCGCCATGCCGGCCTGCTGGCCACCGATGAAGTGACGGAAGGTCGCCGTCGGCTCACCGGCCTCGTCGCTGAAGACGTTACGCCCGGTGGCGATCTCGACGATGCTCTGGTGAATATGCATCGAGCTGCCCGGCGTGTGCGCCAGTGGCTTGGCCATGCAGACCACCGTCAACCCATGCTTGAGCGCCACTTCTTTAAGCAGATGCTTGAACAGCAATGTCTGGTCGGCCAGCAACAAGGGATCGCCGTGCAGCAGGTTGATCTCGAACTGACTGACGCCCATCTCGTGCATGAACGTATCGCGCGGCAAACCGAGGGCCGCCATGCACTCATAGACTTCACTGAAAAACGGCCGCAAGCCGTTATTGGAACTGACACTGAACGCCGAATGACCGTCCTCGCGCCGCCCGTCCAGGCCCACCGGCGGCTGGAACGGTTGCGTCGGG contains:
- a CDS encoding MFS transporter, producing the protein MRQIWKPFRALYFASLMMLIGSGLLSTYLGLRLAADHVDSLWVGALMAANYFGLVLGGKIGHRLIARVGHIRAYSACAGIVGAAVLGHGLVDWLPAWIFLRVIVGLGMMCQYMVIESWLNEQAEASQRGTVFSGYMIASYLGLVLGQLILVMHPGLGLELLMLVALCFALCLVPVALTRRIHPAPLHPAPMEPRFFIKRVPQSLSTVLGAGLIIGSFYGLAPLYASQQGLSTEQVGLFMGSCIFAGLLVQWPLGWLSDRYDRALLIRCFALVLALAALPLAIMKQVPLEVLFITGFICSLVKFCLYPLAVAFSNDHVEADRRVSLTAMLLVTYGVGASIGPLVAGVLMKMFGSQMLYAFFSFFALVLVWRIRPKAVTNLHQVDDAPLHHVAMPDSMSSSPLVACLDPRVDEQVVQDQMQTPANPDPAPESEAETPTTPPPEDPDAGREQSFTEARP
- a CDS encoding glutamine synthetase family protein, with protein sequence MTAEGFHEGRRLQMARGVLLQCIMGGYPPARFYGSDDGDLALVPDPAQIHRLPWSKQPRALAICDADELTGESSPLSTRGQLKAVIARYAALGLAPVVATELEFFVFAPNTDPTQPFQPPVGLDGRREDGHSAFSVSSNNGLRPFFSEVYECMAALGLPRDTFMHEMGVSQFEINLLHGDPLLLADQTLLFKHLLKEVALKHGLTVVCMAKPLAHTPGSSMHIHQSIVEIATGRNVFSDEAGEPTATFRHFIGGQQAGMADFTALFAPNVNSYQRLCHPFASPNNACWSYDNRAAGLRIPASSPVARRVENRLPGADANPYLAIAASLAAGLYGIENRLEPSEAIQGEFEVPDNLSLPCTLHAALERLKRSQLAKELFGKEFIEGYVASKTMELTSFFDEITPWERRVLAAQA